The Cutaneotrichosporon cavernicola HIS019 DNA, chromosome: 5 DNA segment ACCAAGCCCGGTCTACCTGCTACCTGACTCGTTCAAGGGCGCGCTCGGACCAACCATGGTACCTCAGGACTACTCCCCTGGCCATTTAACCTGTAAAAGAACGAGCCCTCGGAACGGTCTCTAAGAAAGATGCAAGTGACTGAAAATGACGTGACTGATATACCTTGTCTGGATTTGGAAAGGAGAACAGACATTAGATCGGCATGATTACCTACGAAATTGTCAACTTGAAATAGCCTGAATAGCATTTCATATCCCCCAATATAGACTACGTCActcgcgcgctcgctgcTTACAGCTTGGCGCCAGGAACACGCGCGATCACCTCAATCTCAATGTCGGTACCCATTGGCAGGGTGGCCGCGCCAATACAGCTGCGAGCGGGGGGAGGCTTGGGCATACGCGCAGTGTACACCTTGTTGATGGCGTCAAAGTTCTTGTAGTCGGTGATCTGGGTTAGCCACCAGCACAACAACAAAACTTACAAAGATGAGCGACTTGACAATATGCTCGAGACCCGAGCCGTGGGCTTTGaggacggcctcgaggttgtcCATAATGGCCGAGACGCGGCCTTCAATTGGCCCCTCGACCATCTTGCCGTCGGGGCCAATGCCGAGCGCTCCGGAGGTGTACACCATGCCGTTGGAGACGATGGCCGacgctggggttagctgtggtggggtggggagcGGTGGaagcggaggaggaagcggaggTTGAagcggtggaggaggagcgcagTTGGGAGCGGGAAGCTGGGGATGTTCGACAGTCCCACAGTTAGTTGTCGCGACCACCCGCACTGGCGGCGGGGTACCACGTCCATCATACCTGTGGGATGGAGCACAGTCTCAGTCGATGCACAACTCACAGAGGAATGGCGGGGGCGTCTGGCCAGGCACAGGCTTGGTGTAGCGGTTGGGGTCGGACATTCTGTATGAGTAATAGTAAGAGTAAGTGGGTGACAAGTGAGAGTGCGAGCGGGATGCAAACTCAACTATGTACTTGTATACTCATCCATGTCTTGGTCATTACTGGCTGCCCACCAAGTTTGCCCAACCAACATTGACCGCCTTTTGCCGCAACGGTTCAGAAATACCCGATATCCACTGCCCCACTCCAGCCCTATAGTGTACCACACGTCGCAGCAAGCGAGCTAGCCCGTCTTGCTCTTGGGAGTGGACGTGTCATCCCAGTTTCCAGCCCGACTGCTCTCATAATTCGGGACCGGCTCACGCGCCCGCTTGGCGCCTAGAGAACCTTCCACGTCATGAGGCCCAGGAATGTGAGCATGTCGCCCACTTCGAGCCAGACCTGACGCGCGCTTATGCCCTGCGTCCCTTGTGCTCGAGGCAATGGTATCCATGAAATCTGTGTCTTGTCTATCTATTACGACCCGTTGATCTTGCTCTTGACGCGCGTGAGGTACTGGGCGTAGCTGCTCATGTGGTCCATGCGGTCCTCGATGAGCAGGCTGAGCGCCCACGAGCGTAGCGCAGGCTCGGCGTCCGACTTGACAATATACAGCGTCGGGCGGTAGACGCCGCGACGGAGCTCGCGGGTCTTGGCAACAATCGCGTTGACGCGCTGATTGAACGTGTTATCGAGCGTCGGGAGGGtggccttgccgccctgcagctcggcgtATGACGGCAGGTCAAACACATCCTGGATGAGGCGGGGCACGGCCTCCTGCCCGACCCACAGGAACATGTTCTGCCCGTCCTCAATGAGGAACAGACCGTGCCGCTCGAGCCGCTCCGATGTGAGGTTGAGCGCAGGCGGCATGAcaacgccctcctcgcttATCGTACCCGCCTCCGCCGGCATGTTGTGAAGGCTGTAGAAGCGCGCGTGGATGTACGGTACAAGTGACTGGGTTGGCAGCGTTGTGAGCAGGTCGTGCGCGTAAGCACGCAGGTCTGGCGGGATCGTCGCACcctcgcgcaggccgaCGTGCTTGACAAGACCGCAGCAGAGTAATGGCAGCAACGCCAGGTTGGCAGGGACAGCCAGCTGCGCCGATGCACCCGCAGATCCCGCGACCTGGTTCTTGTACACCGAGAGCATTTCACCGAGGCGGTTCGTGACAAGgttgcgcgcgtcgtcgagcgtcgAGTTGGATTGGATCTTTTCCACCGCCTTGTTGGCAAGGAACGACGTGATCGCGATCTGGTCCGCTGAGGCGTACAACTGCGCGATTGTGTCGGTCGTGGGAAGCGCCTGCGTGATGACGCGGATGCGACGCTCGCCGTAGCATGTCGTGTGGAGGATTGCAGTCTGCAGCACAACAAACGGCTGCTtgaggtcctcctcgagctgtAACTCGATCACGTAGTTCTGGTCCTGGGGCAGAACGgggagcgcgagcaggtCGGTTGAGCGGATGAAGAAGTTGCCGT contains these protein-coding regions:
- a CDS encoding uncharacterized protein (Endoribonuclease L-PSP), which encodes MSDPNRYTKPVPGQTPPPFLSSAIVSNGMVYTSGALGIGPDGKMVEGPIEGRVSAIMDNLEAVLKAHGSGLEHIVKSLIFITDYKNFDAINKVYTARMPKPPPARSCIGAATLPMGTDIEIEVIARVPGAKL